A window of Pseudodesulfovibrio hydrargyri contains these coding sequences:
- a CDS encoding CYTH domain-containing protein — MAKEIERKFLLVGDDWRALAKGTHYRQGYLNSAKERTVRVRTIDDKGFLTIKGITTGATRVEYEYEIPHGECTEMLDNLAEKPIIEKARYKIEFGGFVWEVDEFFGVNRGLVVAEIELKSEDQAFEKPSWVGEEVTGDPRYFNSNLVANPYTTW, encoded by the coding sequence ATGGCTAAAGAAATCGAACGCAAGTTCCTGCTGGTCGGCGACGACTGGCGCGCGCTGGCCAAGGGCACCCACTATCGCCAGGGCTACCTGAACAGCGCCAAGGAACGCACGGTCCGCGTCCGGACCATCGACGACAAGGGATTCCTGACCATCAAGGGCATCACCACCGGCGCCACCCGCGTGGAGTACGAATACGAGATCCCGCACGGCGAGTGCACCGAGATGCTCGATAACCTGGCCGAGAAGCCGATCATCGAAAAGGCCCGCTACAAGATCGAGTTCGGCGGGTTCGTCTGGGAGGTCGACGAGTTCTTCGGCGTGAACCGGGGCCTCGTGGTCGCCGAGATCGAACTGAAGAGCGAGGACCAGGCCTTTGAGAAGCCTTCCTGGGTCGGGGAGGAAGTGACCGGGGATCCCCGCTACTTCAACTCCAACCTTGTCGCCAACCCCTACACCACCTGGTAA